ACTCACTTCCCCTTGGTGCGCTTGGCCCTCGGCGGGGTGCCTCGGGTGGTCTGCTGGAAGAGGGCTACGTGCATGGTCTTGGGCGGGACGGTGGCGCCGAGTTCGTCCAGGGTTTCGAGGACACGCTGAAGGCGCGTGCGCGCGTGCTCGGCTTGCTCGGCCTGCTTGTGTGCGGCGTGGGCGAGAGCGTCGCGTGTGGCCGTGTCGTCGACGTCGTAGGCGTCGGCGCGCATGCGGTCGGCGCGGTCGGCGTGCTTGAGACCTTCCTCGGCGGTGCGGTCCGCCTTGCGGTACCCGGACAGGGCTTCACCGCCGTGCCCTTCCGTGCGCCACGCGAGGTGCTGCAAGGCGGCTGCGCGGCCCTGTGCGGCCGTTCCCGGGGTGGCTGACTGCTCCTCGCCTGCGAACCATCGCACGGCCTCGAACGGCGGTG
This is a stretch of genomic DNA from Streptomyces sp. NA04227. It encodes these proteins:
- a CDS encoding helix-turn-helix transcriptional regulator, producing MEQQGWPERLAATIAHEVRRYRLNLRMSAQQLSDRCTELGMEIPRAVISNLENGRRTSVTVAELLVLAAALDVPPAVLAFPVGYTEQTEALPAAPTPPFEAVRWFAGEEQSATPGTAAQGRAAALQHLAWRTEGHGGEALSGYRKADRTAEEGLKHADRADRMRADAYDVDDTATRDALAHAAHKQAEQAEHARTRLQRVLETLDELGATVPPKTMHVALFQQTTRGTPPRAKRTKGK